The following is a genomic window from Polaribacter atrinae.
ACAAACATTTTATAGCTTTTAGGTACAAAATTAGAATCTAAAATCCACAAATATGAATCACCAGGTGTTGAGCCTCCTGTTGTATATTTTACTAACAGCGCGTCTTTCTCATCTACTTGCTGTATGCTTCTTATAATTCCGTTTTCGAATAATTTATGCGGAGCAACCAACCAAAAAGAATCGTTATTAAAAATATTCCACGCTTTTTTTACAATGGTAGAATCTGCAACTTCTTGTTTTTTATTGTTGATGTAAATTGTGCTTTTTTTTGTGTTTCTAGTGTCTAAATTTACACGAATTGAATCCCAAGAAACGTCTGCAACATTTTTTTCTTTGTCCCACTTAAAAGATCTTTTACTAGCAAAACTCCACTCTAAATATCTAGTGTTTTTATACGCTTTATGTTTTATCGCTTTTAAAACTTTATCAGCTAATTCGTCTGCTTTTTCATTGTAAGCTTTTACGTCTCCCATATCTATCTTTAAACCAAATAAAGAGAGCGTATGTTCTTTTGGTAATTTAATTCCGGATTCGGTGTTTTTTAAATCAGACCAAGTTGCAGCAACCCCACCAATAGGAATTATTGAAGTCCACATTTTAAAAGAAGTAGGTAAGTAGTTGTCATCTAAAATCCATAAGTAAGAATCTCCGGGAGTAGAACCGCCAGAAGTGTAGGTAATTAACAATGCGTCTTTACCTTCATGTTTTACAATACGTCTTTCTGTACCAGAGTCAAAAACTTTGTAAGGAGCAATTAACCAAAAAGAATCGTTATTAAAAAAGTCTTGTGCTTGTTTAACTAATTCTGGTTTATCAGTAATATTTCCATCAACATATACTTCAGATTTATTAGGAGCATTTGTATGTAGTGTTACTTTATAATTTGCCCAAGAAATATGTACAATATTTTCTTGTTTGTACCATCTATAAGTGTGTTCTCCTCTAAAGCTCCATTTTAAAACTTCTGTGTTTTTATAAGCATCAATATTTAATGCATTTAACATTTTAGTAGCCAATGCGTCTGCTTCTTTACCTTGTTTTCCTTCGGGTAAAGGTTCGTTAGTGGTAAAGTAATAGATTCCTCCAGAAACTATAATAAGTAATAAAAGAATTCCGATAATTTTAAAAAACTTCTTCATGTGTATAATTTTAAAATATGTGGCTAAATTAATATTTTTAAAATGAAGATACTATTTGTAGGCTTCATATAAATTTAAATTGGTTCTCTATTTAAAATTAGAGGTTAAGAAAGTTAAAATTGAGGAAATATTTTTTTGAATTTCTTTGGAAGTTCTTTTGATATAAAAATTTGTGTTTTTGTAAACGGATGTTTAAATTCTAAAGTTGCTGCGTGTAAATACAGTCCTTTTCCGTTAAGAATTTTACCGTCTAAAAAATACTCTTTATCACCTAAAATAGGATTTTCAATGGCTAATAAATGCTTTCTTAATTGATGTTTTCTTCCTGTTTTTGGTTGTAATTTTACCAAGTTTAAAAACTCAAAACGGTCTGAAATTACAGAATCTAAAACTTCAAATGTTGTTTGAGATTTCTTTTCATCGATAGGAAGGTTTATAATTCCGTCTGAACTCATTTTTCCAATAGAAATAGCAAAATAGGTCTTCTGAATTTCTTTATCTTTAAATAATCTTCCTAATTCTGTAATTGCAGCACTTGTTTTTCCTACTAATAAAAGTCCACTTGTGGGATGATCTAGCCTATGAATTGGTTGTGGTTTTACAGCATCAGCTAAAGTACTTTTTTTAAGGTTTTGTGCCAAGCCATTTGCAATGGTCACAAACTTATTTCCACTAACTAAAATGCCTGCGGGTTTGTAAATAATGGCTAAATAATCATCTTCAAATAAAACTTCAATAGCTAGTTCTAATCTTTCAAAAGTAGATGAGTTTTCAGACTCAAAAAGTGTTATTTTCTCACCTCCAGAAATGTATTTGGATGTGGTGGCTAATGTTTTATCAATAAAAACAAGTCCTTTTTTAATGGCTTTTTTAATACCAGATTTTGTGGGAATTGTGTTAAAAATTCCAACGCTATATTCTTGAAAACGAATTGGTTTTTCTAGTTTAGGAACAATATGAGTTTCTTGTAATTGCATTATTTAGCAAATAATTGATTCATATCTTGAAAAGCTTTAAACTCTAAAGCATTATTTTCTGGATCTTTAAAAAACATGGTTGCTTGTTCACCTACTTTTCCTTTAAAACGAATACAAGGAGCAATTTCAAATTTTGTGTTGGCAGTTTTTAATCGATCCGCTAAAGAATGCCAATCTTCCCAAGTTAAAACAACTCCAAAATGCGGAACCGGAACATCATGACCATCAACAGGGTTTGTAACCGCTTCTGTTGGTTGATATTCAATTACCAATTGATGTCCGAAGAAATTAAAATCTACCCATTGTTCTGTACTTCTACCTTCTTCACAGTTTAAAATATCTCTGTAAAAGGTTCTGCATTTTTCTAAGTTTTGTACTGGAATCGCTAAGTGAAATGGTTGTACTTGCATACGTTTTATAGTTTATTTTTTATTAAATTTTATTAAAATCCTACAGCTGTATCATCTCCACGTTTGTCTGCTCCACCTTCTAAACTAGCATTAGGTAAAACTAAAATTGCAGAAACTTTACCAATAATTCTAGAAGTAGTTTCATCAATTGTGTAGCCAAGGTCTTTTAATTCAGAAATGGCTTGTTTATCAAAACTTTTTGGTTCCATCTTAACTACATCTGGTAACCATTGATGGTGAAATCTCGCAGCATTTACAGCTTCTTGCATTCCCATTTTATATTCATGTACATTTAAGATAGTTTGTAATACCGAAGTTATTATAGTTGAACCTCCTGGAGTTCCGACTACCATAAAAAGTTTGCCGTTTTTTTCTACAATAGTTGGTGTCATCGAACTCAACATTCTTTTTTCTGGATGAATTTCATTGGCTTTTGCTCCAATTAACCCAAACATATTTGGCACACCAGGTTTGCTGCTAAAATCGTCCATTTCATTATTGAAGAAGAAACCTAATTCAGGTGAATATAATTTAGAACCATACGCGCCATTTAAAGTTGTGGTTACAGAAACTGCATTTCCAAACTGGTCTACAATAGAGTAATGGGTTGTTTCATCACTTTCTACAATTTCTATATTTCCATGAGAAACATCAGCAGATTTTGTTGCTTTTTCAAAAGAAAAATCTGCCATTCTTTTTGTTGCATATTCTTTAGAAATCAATTCTTGTTGTGGAATGGTTACAAAATCTGGATCTCCTAAAAAGAAACTTCTGTCTGCATACGCACGTCTTTCTGCTTCTGTAATAACTTGAATAGATTTGGTTGAATTATGACCAAATTGGTCTAGATCATAAGGCTCAATTGCTTTCATTATTTGTGCTAAAGCAACACCTCCACTAGAAGGAGGGGACATAGAAATAATTTTTAAATTATCATACTTAAAAGTAACAGGAGTTCTCCATCTAGCTTCGTATTTTGCTAAATCTTCTAAAGTGATAATTCCTCCATTGGCTTGAATAAAACTGACCATTTTTTTAGCAGTTTCCCCTTTGTAAAATTCATCTACTCCATTTTGTTGAATGCGGATTAAGGTTTCTGCTAACGCAGGATATTTAATGGTGTCATTTTCTTTCCATTTTTTACTTAAAGGAATGGAATCTTTATTTGCTTTTAAAAATAAGGCTTGATAATTTTTGATTCTATCTTCTTGTTTTTTAGTAACAACAACACCTCGTTTTGCTAAAGCGATTACAGGCTTTAAGATTTCGGACATCGGCATTGTTCCAAATTTTTTATGAGCAGTAAAGATACCTGCCAATGTTCCTGGAACTCCTACAGCCATTGCTCCTAAAGTGCTTTTTTCTTTTACAACGTTACCTTCATTGTCTAAATACATGTCTCTGTCGGCTGCTAATGGTGCCTTTTCTCTATAATCTAAAGCGCCAATTTCTCCATCTGCTTTTCGGTATACCATAAAACCACCACCACCAAGGTTTCCAGCAAAAGGGTATGCAACTGCCAAAGCTAAATCTGTTGCAGCCATTGCATCAAAAGCATTTCCGCCATTTTTAAGAATTTCAGAGCCAATTTTAGAAGCTTCAATTCTAGCAGAAACTACCATTGCCTTTTGAGTGATTAAACCCGTCGTTTTTTCTTTTTTTACAACGTCTTTACAGTTGATTAATAAAAAAGAAAATATAAAAAGTAAAATTATTTTTTTCATAAGGTTTGTATTTAGTGTTATTAAAGTTTGCCAATAAAAACCGATTTATATTACGGGTTAATTTTATGGAACGTTTGATAAAATACTCTTTTTTAACTTCGGTGTGCTATTTCATTAAAAGTACTATTCATTTTCATTAGTGTCTGTATCGCTAGTTAATTCTTTAAACTTTTGATTTGTATGCTCGATTAACTCTTTAAAAAACAACGTGAAATCTTCTTGAAGTTCATCTTCTAACAGGTGTAAATCTTCAATGGCTAAATTCATTTGAGATTTCCCTTTTGTTCTAGCATTCATTCCATTTAGTACTTTTTCAATTCCGTCTTTATATTGATAATTGAATAGAATGTTATATTCTATCATGTATTTAATGAAATTTTGAGATTTCACAGGTAAATCAGCAGCTATTTTACTAAATAACTCATACACGTTATTGGTGTAAACCTCTAAAGGAATGTTAGAATAATCAGACCAGTTCTTAGCCAAGAAGTAATCATAAAAAATATCGATAATTACGCCATCGTAATGTCTGTAGCGTTCGTGCAAACGACGTTTACTTTTTCGTACAATTTCATGAGCATCTGTAAACGTATCTATTTCTCTGTGTAAGAAAATTCCTTGCTGAATTTCTTTAGAAAAGCCTCCGTAATTATTGCCTCTAATATGGTCGGCAATAAAATTACCAATCATTATATTGGTGTTGTCTTGTGATAAATATAAATGGGCTAAGAAATTCATAATAGTAAATGTAAAGAAAAAACCACAATTAATTTTTAATCAATTGTGGTTTTAAATATTATAGATTCTTGTTTTCACAAGAAAGATAAATCATTTTAATAAATGACAATATATGTCTTAACTATTTAACATTACTGGCATTACAAGCATTGTAACCTGTTCACCTTCGTCAGTTCCATCAATAGGTGTTAAAATACCTGCTCTGTTTGGTAAAGACATTTCAATTAAAACTTCGTTAGAACTTAAATTGTTTAACATTTCGCTTAAAAAACGAGAGTTAAAACCAATTTGCATATCGTCTCCTTGATAATCACAACTTAAACGTTCGTCTGCTTTGTTAGAAAAATCTAAATCTTCAGCAGAAATATTTAATTCAGTTCCCGCCATTTTTAAACGAATCTGGTGTGTTGTTTTACTAGAGAAAATAGAAACACGTCTTACAGAGTTTAAGAAAGAAGCTCTATCTACAGTTAGTTTATTTGGATTCTCTTTTGGTATTACAGCTTCGTAATTAGGATATTTTCCATCAATTAAACGACATACTAAAACTACATTATCAAATGTAAATTTTGCATTAGCGTCATTATATTCAATAGTAACATCACTTTCAGAGCCACCTAAAATACCTTTTAATAAATTTAAAGGTTTCTTTGGCATAATGAATTCTGCTGTTTGATCTGCAGTAACATCTGTTCTTGTATATTTTACCAATTTATGAGCGTCTGTTGCAACAAAAGTTAAACTTTGTGAACTAAACTGAAAAAACACTCCACTCATTACTGGACGTAAATCGTCGTTTCCGGCAGCAAAGATTGTTTTAGAAATTGCTGTTCCTAAAATGCTTGCAGGTACCACTGTTTTACTTGGTGATGGTAAAGAAACCGCTTTAGGAAATTCATCTCCACCAAAATAAGCCATGTCATATTTACCTTGATCAGAACTAATTTCAATAGCATTATCTCCATCCGTTTTAAACGTTAAAGGTTGATCTGGAAACGTTTTTAAAGTATCTAATAATAAACGTGCAGAAACAGCTATAGAACCAGAACTATCACTTTCTACATCTATTACAGAGCTCATTGTTGTTTCTAAATCTGATGCAGAAACTTTTAATTGATTTTCAGATAATTCAAACAAAAAGTTGTCTAAAATTGGTAAGGTATTGTTGCTATTTATAACGCCGCCTAAAACTTGTAGCTGTTTTAATAATTGCGAACTCGATACAATAAATTTCATTGATTTTTTATCTTAATT
Proteins encoded in this region:
- a CDS encoding VOC family protein — encoded protein: MQVQPFHLAIPVQNLEKCRTFYRDILNCEEGRSTEQWVDFNFFGHQLVIEYQPTEAVTNPVDGHDVPVPHFGVVLTWEDWHSLADRLKTANTKFEIAPCIRFKGKVGEQATMFFKDPENNALEFKAFQDMNQLFAK
- the ggt gene encoding gamma-glutamyltransferase codes for the protein MKKIILLFIFSFLLINCKDVVKKEKTTGLITQKAMVVSARIEASKIGSEILKNGGNAFDAMAATDLALAVAYPFAGNLGGGGFMVYRKADGEIGALDYREKAPLAADRDMYLDNEGNVVKEKSTLGAMAVGVPGTLAGIFTAHKKFGTMPMSEILKPVIALAKRGVVVTKKQEDRIKNYQALFLKANKDSIPLSKKWKENDTIKYPALAETLIRIQQNGVDEFYKGETAKKMVSFIQANGGIITLEDLAKYEARWRTPVTFKYDNLKIISMSPPSSGGVALAQIMKAIEPYDLDQFGHNSTKSIQVITEAERRAYADRSFFLGDPDFVTIPQQELISKEYATKRMADFSFEKATKSADVSHGNIEIVESDETTHYSIVDQFGNAVSVTTTLNGAYGSKLYSPELGFFFNNEMDDFSSKPGVPNMFGLIGAKANEIHPEKRMLSSMTPTIVEKNGKLFMVVGTPGGSTIITSVLQTILNVHEYKMGMQEAVNAARFHHQWLPDVVKMEPKSFDKQAISELKDLGYTIDETTSRIIGKVSAILVLPNASLEGGADKRGDDTAVGF
- the dnaN gene encoding DNA polymerase III subunit beta, which encodes MKFIVSSSQLLKQLQVLGGVINSNNTLPILDNFLFELSENQLKVSASDLETTMSSVIDVESDSSGSIAVSARLLLDTLKTFPDQPLTFKTDGDNAIEISSDQGKYDMAYFGGDEFPKAVSLPSPSKTVVPASILGTAISKTIFAAGNDDLRPVMSGVFFQFSSQSLTFVATDAHKLVKYTRTDVTADQTAEFIMPKKPLNLLKGILGGSESDVTIEYNDANAKFTFDNVVLVCRLIDGKYPNYEAVIPKENPNKLTVDRASFLNSVRRVSIFSSKTTHQIRLKMAGTELNISAEDLDFSNKADERLSCDYQGDDMQIGFNSRFLSEMLNNLSSNEVLIEMSLPNRAGILTPIDGTDEGEQVTMLVMPVMLNS
- a CDS encoding ACP phosphodiesterase, translating into MNFLAHLYLSQDNTNIMIGNFIADHIRGNNYGGFSKEIQQGIFLHREIDTFTDAHEIVRKSKRRLHERYRHYDGVIIDIFYDYFLAKNWSDYSNIPLEVYTNNVYELFSKIAADLPVKSQNFIKYMIEYNILFNYQYKDGIEKVLNGMNARTKGKSQMNLAIEDLHLLEDELQEDFTLFFKELIEHTNQKFKELTSDTDTNENE
- a CDS encoding RluA family pseudouridine synthase, whose protein sequence is MQLQETHIVPKLEKPIRFQEYSVGIFNTIPTKSGIKKAIKKGLVFIDKTLATTSKYISGGEKITLFESENSSTFERLELAIEVLFEDDYLAIIYKPAGILVSGNKFVTIANGLAQNLKKSTLADAVKPQPIHRLDHPTSGLLLVGKTSAAITELGRLFKDKEIQKTYFAISIGKMSSDGIINLPIDEKKSQTTFEVLDSVISDRFEFLNLVKLQPKTGRKHQLRKHLLAIENPILGDKEYFLDGKILNGKGLYLHAATLEFKHPFTKTQIFISKELPKKFKKIFPQF